The sequence ACCACGTTCTCGACGTCTTCGAGGAAGCTCCCCCTCTTCGAGCCTCCGCTCATCACCACCTTCGTCTCACCCGACACCGAGACGACCCTCTCCATCCCCTCTCTCGACCCCGGGTATTTGACCTTGACGGCGTCGGCTCCGAGTTCGAGACCCACGCGCGCTGCGTACGAGACTATCTCAGTAGAACTGTCGTCTTTCACGGGCTGACCCCGAGGATACGACCAGACTACGACAGGAACCCCGTGTTCGCGCGCCGATTCCTGAACCTCCCTGAACTCCTCGAACATCTCCGACTCGTGGTTCGAGCCCGGGTAGAGGGTGTAGCCAACCGCGTCAGCATCCAGCGAACCGACTGCGTACTCGACGGTACAGTTCTTCGGCGAGTAAGGCTCCGTCTGTGTGAGACCCGTCTTTCCGTTCAGCTTCACGAGGAGGCTGACGTCGTACTCGTCTCCGTAGGTCTCAGCGAGACCCTTCTGAACCGCGAGCGAAGTTACGTTCTCGTGTTCGGCTATCTCGAAGACGTATCTCGGGTTCGCGCTCTCGGGAACCTGACTGAAGTCGGTCGGGCCGTGTTCGAGTCCGTGGTCGTAGGCGAGGACGAGACCCCTTCCGCCTCCGAAGACAGTCGGCTTTCTCGACACCATACGTAGACTACGGCGAATCTCACTTAAAGATTCGTCCTAGACCACGGATTTTTTGGCATGTTAAACCCATCCGGGGTTAAGCTTATACATCACCGTCTGGTTATACGCCTATACTTATGGTCGAGGTCGCAGTCAACGGGATGGGAACTAT is a genomic window of Candidatus Afararchaeum irisae containing:
- a CDS encoding aldolase, producing MVSRKPTVFGGGRGLVLAYDHGLEHGPTDFSQVPESANPRYVFEIAEHENVTSLAVQKGLAETYGDEYDVSLLVKLNGKTGLTQTEPYSPKNCTVEYAVGSLDADAVGYTLYPGSNHESEMFEEFREVQESAREHGVPVVVWSYPRGQPVKDDSSTEIVSYAARVGLELGADAVKVKYPGSREGMERVVSVSGETKVVMSGGSKRGSFLEDVENVVEAGGDGVAVGRNVFQRENPEEFLDELGDVLFG